Below is a window of Dietzia timorensis DNA.
ATGATGTCGATCGGAGAAAGCGCGACCGAACCGATCCCCACGCCGGCGACCATCGCCGCGAGGAGCGCGATGACAAGCCCGACGTAGCCGGTCGATAACGCGATCTTCCTGCGCGCCCGGCGTTTCGGGGTGGCTTTGGGCGCCTGGACTTCGGGCGCGTTCGTGGACGCGGTGTCCGTTGTCGTCATGCGTTCTCCGGCGTGGCGGGAGTCGGCGCGGATTCCTGGAAGGCGCGGACGACGGCGGAGTCCTTGAGCGCGCAGTCGCCGCACGGCCGGCGGCGGGCGGCGCGGTAGTACAGACAGCAGGTACGCCGCTTGATGGGTCCGGGCAACTGGCCTGTGTACCAGTCTGCGTAGCCGCCGCGCTCAGCGACGAGGGTGGCGAGGTGGACAAGGGCAACGTCGTCACCGCGCCCCATGAGCGAGCGCGTCGACAGCGCGATTCCGGTCGAGGTGTTGCCGAGAAGGATGCGCGGGTTGACCTTGCCGCAGCGGCCGATGGTGTCGGCCAGGGTTGCCATGAGGGGTTGGATTTGTCCGAGGAGCGCGTCGGCGAGCTCCTCCGGGGAGGATTCGAGGTGCGACGTCATACGTGGTGTTCCCATAAGGGGCCAGCGGGGGCCGCCGCCGATCGGGGCGCGGAGGTCGGCGATGTGGGGAACGACCCCGTGCAGGTGCGCGGCGCTGAGGAGGATTCCCCACAGGCGGTCGCCGAGCATGTACTGGGTCCACGACAGGCCGACGCGAAGCTCGTCGGTGCCGAGGTGCGCGAGCGCGCCGTCCGCGCGGACGCGCACCTCGGCCGGGTCGGCGACGAGCTGCGGCAGGGGTGGTGCCGCTTGCGTCGCGGGGGACTCCGGGAGGAGCGAGGGGTTCCCGGAGATGTCGATGAGGTCCGCGGCGATGCGGGAGGCCGCGCGTGAGTCGACGGCCGGGACGATCACTCGAGTACCTCCGGGTGGAGGTCCGCGGCGAGGGTGTTGACGGCCATGGGTGCGCGCACGCCGAGGACGGTGTCCATGAGAGTCATGTGCACGAAGTTGCCCTCCTTGATGGCGGTGACGTCGCGCAGATCCGGGCGCGCCTTGAGGGCGGCTTCCTTGTCCTCGGGGGACTGCTGGCCTGCGTAGTCGAGGATGACGATGGTGTCCGGGTTGCGCTGGATGACCTGCTCCCAAGAGACATCGACGAAGGTGCCCTCCTGGTCTTCGAAGATGTTCGTGCCGCCGGCGCGCTCGATGACCTCGTTGCCGATGCCGGTGCCACCGACGGTCATGGGCGCGTCGTCGCCGGAGTCGTAGACGAAGACGTCGGCGGGGTCGACGCCCTTGAGGGCTGCTTCGGTGTCCTCGATCTGGCCTTCGAGGTCGTTGGCGAGCTGATCGGCGCGGTCCTCGATGCGGAAGATCTGGCCGAGTGTGCGGATTTCTTCGTAGACATCGTCAAGGGTTGCCGGCTCTGCGTCGGCGCAGCTTTCTGCGGTGAGGAAAGTGTTGATGCCAGCGTCCTCGAACTTCTGGCGGTCGCGTCCGTCCTCTGCGGAGAATGCGCTCGCGTAGCCGCCGTATATGAGGTCCGGTTCGAGGGTGAGGAGATTCTCGAAGGAGGTGTCGGTTTCGGAAATCTCGTTGAGGGCGTTGTATGCGTCGGCGTATTCCGGGAGCGGTTCGTTGTCCGGGTAGACGTGGCCGACGATTTTGTCCTCGAGGCCGAGCGCGAGGAGCATCTCGGTGGGGTGCTGGAAGTAGGTGACGACCTTTTCCGGGGCCTGGCCGAAGGTGATTTCTTCGCCGCAGTTGGTGACCGTGACGGCGCCTTCGGCGGCCTGCTGGTCCGCGGCCGAATCGGTGTCCGTCGCACATGCGGCGAGAGTGAGCGTTGCCGCGAGGCCGGCGGCGAGGAAGGTGGTGCGTCCGGCGCGTGTTGCCGAAGCAGTGAAAATAGACATGGCTGTGCCAGGCTCCATCTGGGATTGCGCGTCCCTTTGAAGTGGCTACGCGGGACAGTCT
It encodes the following:
- a CDS encoding ABC transporter substrate-binding protein — translated: MSIFTASATRAGRTTFLAAGLAATLTLAACATDTDSAADQQAAEGAVTVTNCGEEITFGQAPEKVVTYFQHPTEMLLALGLEDKIVGHVYPDNEPLPEYADAYNALNEISETDTSFENLLTLEPDLIYGGYASAFSAEDGRDRQKFEDAGINTFLTAESCADAEPATLDDVYEEIRTLGQIFRIEDRADQLANDLEGQIEDTEAALKGVDPADVFVYDSGDDAPMTVGGTGIGNEVIERAGGTNIFEDQEGTFVDVSWEQVIQRNPDTIVILDYAGQQSPEDKEAALKARPDLRDVTAIKEGNFVHMTLMDTVLGVRAPMAVNTLAADLHPEVLE